The region tATTAACGTCTTGTGCGCTTCCATAAACACTTAACTACGTACTTATTGTCATTGCGTGTAGCATTAAGTTTTACCGTCGCGAGCGACGAGTGTAGCATATTAAATGCAACAATAACTAGCAACACCGCTATTGATCTCATGTATCGTGCGACCGTAACACGCAAATGCCCTTATTAACGATTCATTACAAAACCGACACGCGGGATCGTCGAgtgaaatttttaacacattgtaacggttttttttcttttttttcttttttataaaatcaagcAAGTATGTGACATTACGCCTAACTGAGAAGAGAACTATATATAGTGCGTTTTAACGTACTAcgtatacatttatatcaCATAAATGAGGCAGTATttaaaaagggaaaaaaaaaaggagaataaTAAGAATCCGGCTAAAAGAACTCTTTTACGATTGATCGTGAAACTCGTGAACCAGTATATATGTACGACACTATCATACATGCGTTTCTACTGTTAATTCGTAACCGAGCTTGAGAATCCTGTTTCGAACGATGGCACTTCTGTGGCCCTGGTGCTACAacaatcttatatttataatgatcCTTCTCTCTTCTGCATATTTTCTGTCTATCAGTCGGTCATACAGAATATATTTGACTTTTgttttcatattaaaatacacgctttataaattttcctttCATCCTTTCGAGATCATACATAATCTCCTATTAAAAGAAGATGTGAGAACATTGAGATTCCTCTTCTTGCAATATCTTGATAGCGCGAGTTTCATAGAAGAGAGGCGATTCTTTCATGATTTTTGTAGATTGATAGCGACACGTGTGGAACAGTGTTACTACAGCTTCACTATTAGAAATTCATATTTTGTtcctaaaaaagaaaaattctagaaccgtataaaaataaacgcattTGTTTGctggaaaagaaaattattttcgaatatacaTGAGATACATtcaaatcatatataattatacagaaaGACCGCAATTTTCGAAACCTAAGGAAGTAGAGATTATccatgatattaataatggaCGACTTTATTGTGTATTACGTACCACTACAAATATTCTCCATatagcaatatttattaaaataaacattgtaAAAACTGATACATATTGcgtacaatttatatatcgaCGACtacataaatattgattaaactccaatttttttctgtattgtGATACGATTAAtgacattacatttttatttcttgcacGATTCTATTTTCATATTCACGTGTATACAGCAGATACAGCTTTCTTTTGCACGGTGATTAAAAACAAGAAGAGGAATTTCCAGAATTTCCATGACTTAAGTATGTGAATTGCTTATATATTGATGCTGACACTGGCGACACAATCCGgtattttcgatttattttgcataaacgTTATTtcgtttaatgaaaatgaacGAACTCTCGTAGATGATTTGCTTGTAGTAGAAGCAACCAATTAAAATTGTAGAGGTCGGTCTACTGAATAACGTCAATCTGATCGATGGTCTCTCTTTTGTAAACAGAGTAAGATGCATTCAATGTAATAGTAACTACAGAGCAATATAAGAAGCAAGCGCGTTATCTGGCAGTATATACAGAACGCAGCAATatgaaatttgattttaacaCACTCGGGTTATATgttgattaataaaaagcaCAGTTGTACTTACAGGTTCCTATTAGTCTTGAGAACAAATggttttattttactctcggATACACACGAAAGTGAACGATTACCACAAATCTAAAGAAATCTGTACTACACAACGCGATTGTgaccgaatttttaataaatcaagaatgCATATACACAGATACgtaatacgtatgtatatcGTGTAAGTTTCTTTTCTCATGTTCCAGAAATACTTTACTGCTCTCTACTAAATGTGTCAATGCGTCGTATACAAATACAAACgaataaaaagatttcaaagcgacaagagaaattataattagtgaagtatattattttcgcCCTTACTAATCTATATTAAATGTCTAACACAATCtacttttatgtaaatttttcttatgcGAATATAACACTTCTGATTTCGCAATTGTGCGTTACGTATTAGcatgcaaatttctaattatttctaattttcaaaattctgtttttttattataacctgttttttcattatactgggggaaaaaaaattaaataatttgttctcATTTTGATGTATAATGCAAGGAACAAATTTACACACTATCTCACTTTTATCAGAATTCTTAATACGACtacaacaaaaaaacaaaaacttataattttatgatatatattgcatttcacataaatcttttttttaaataaatactagcatatctttcatttcatttatgtaatatatatattactcatAAAAGtactcttctctctctcaatctgtttttttcaatttgttaatttttaactgtAAGTAATTTGACGTCTGtgattctaatatattttattaatacgaaGATTTAATACGCTTAATTTCTACTGTAGATGTTTTTGATTAACAACACTGCATGTTTTGTtaatcatttttcttattttcaaatagtaaataaaatacatatcaatTTCTTGTAGTCTGatataaaaacgtaaaatataacttaCGTTCGTTCAAAGTAAAACAGTCTTATTTACGCTATATTTACAGTCTATTGCGTTTCACATGTCGATGTCTGTAGGGCTCCATGTGATTTAAACTTTTCATAAAGCGGACTGCCTTTAAACACTACATACGAAAGTACTGCTTTCGTATAATAGTCCGACATCAATTCCAAGTTTCTTATAACTGTTGATAAAAGATGCGCCTTTTCCGCATATATTCctagataaagaaaagaaatcctCCAGTtagaaatattcatttttaaattatccataaaacaatacatattttctttttcagttaattttttgtagttttACACCAATTTACCTGGCGCTTCAAACATAAGATAGCAGAAATGCACGTGTAGATAATAATACGATGGCTGATAGTGGAAATACATTCTGAGCTGCGACGCAGGTATGTTAAACTTTTTACTAATCGCTGCCGTCCCGGCAtctcgtatattttttaataaaggaaGATGAGATCCATTCAACTCTCTCAATGAccttattttttgaaatggcAGGGCCAATAACTTTAACGTGTCCATCTGTTTATCCCACTTGAAATCGGTCACTAACACAAAACCATTATCCTTGTCAGGATCCTCATAAATAACACTTTCCTGTTCAGCCTTGTGCTCCAGAATATTAGTTATCcactgaaaaaatattaataatatagaaataaaatacccTTTATATTCTAGTGATTTTCAAGTAAAATTATGCCAAGTATGATTCAATCTtatatctcaaataaattatacctCCAAGCCCAGACTCTTCGATTCTATGTAAGGGAGAGTAACCTGCTGATAAAGTTCATATGTTTCATCTATCACATATAACTCCTGTCTCTTGTATTTGTCGATGTGTGTTTGCGTAGCAGGATATATCACGGTCACATGCAGACCTTAAAGAATAAGAGAGATTTGCTTATAAAATGTCGACTACATtaagatacataaaaaaattaaaaaaatagacaaattGATATACCATTATGCTCTTTGGTCGGCCAGCAATTGTAGTTTCTGTAGATGTCATTATTAAAGATCTCCCGGAAGATCGTCTTTCCGTCGAAGAAATCCTTCTCTAAGATCACCTTGTCATGAGGAAAACTCTTTTGCTCCAACAGAACAATCGCCGAGCCCTCGTGGCCCTCGAACGTCCCTTCCATGCATATTAACTTCCGTGCACAATTATTCTGCAGTACCCTCGTCACTTTGAAGCCCGACAGATCCAGTTCTGTCTTACTTTTATCATTCTCATCTGGATTCTTCTCGACCACATCGGTGCTCTCGTCGTCCAATTTAACTTTCTTCGCCGGCGGACAGTCCTTATCGTTTTCACTCGTACATTTTTCTGCCATGCTCGTCactttaatgttaaaaaaccTGAAAGTAGAGTAAAACGTGTTAGATATCGATCCAAGAACTTGTCTTTTTGTTGTAattaatgacaaaaatatagCATTACATTAAGAAGACTTTTTTCTTCAAGTTATTcgtcgttatatatataatattatgtaaaaaagtttttttttaccggtAATTGCGAAAAAAAGCGCGTCAGAACTCGCTATTCTCttcactctttctctcgatGCACAGTGGTTTGATGGTTGTTGAATTACCGTTACGCGATTTTCTCGATCGTGAGTGAGATCGAGTATGTGGATCGCCGTGTGAAAATAGCAGGCGCCGCGATAATCCTGTTCGTATTTCGCACGTCCTTCCTTTAGCACAGTTCTCACCCCACAATTAAACTGATGTATAAACACCGGTAAACACAAGTCGTGACAAGTGGTGACAAATCAATCGTCCAGTTGTGGcaggataaaaaattgtaataatcataataacaataactcAATCGAAACCATAGACTTAAAACATAGACGGAACGTAAGCTTGCGGGAGCGTCCCGGGTCCCAAGATCCGAGATACATCaattggccgcgttcagcaaacacaactgttgagttcgtcttgtTAACACTccgcgttgattggttggttctaaaagtaagagccaatcacgttcgactgctactgagcggcttggtctgctgaacgcggccattatCCTTGTttaaaggtgcgatttcattgacgctagaaaccagcggcagcgtcaagaaaatgtagtgggggaagaagttcagaccgtctcaactttttaacgtaccgcaaaattcaacgaaacttcttcccccactacattttcttgacgctgccgctggtttctagcgtcaatgaaatcgcaccttaacGTTCGATGAACAacggctacggtcaacgtgacgctacaaatgctttggagcgttcttcttctctttctttcttcattgaaagaaaaaagaagaggaatgcttcgaagcatttgtagcgtcacgttgaccgtagccaaGGATAAATAACGCACATGCGCATCATGCGTGAAATGCACCCCCGTTTGACCACGTTGCGATTTACCACAGCCACTCACAGCCCCTGGTGCCTGTAGTTTTTCTACTGAACCAGCcaatcagatatttttattttaaatcagccAATTGACGGAAGAACGGGCGAACTCGACAATCTTCGGTTAGACTCGGAAACATTCGGAGTATTGATTTCAAGCGTGCCCGGTGCCCGGTGCCGTCAAGCTTTTGTTTTTGTGCCATACCATTTTGCGCAGCAACACGAGTGAACGCGAAGGATATAACGTATTAAGTAACATGAGTTTTTGTATTAGTTGCAGAAACCGGATCTCTATAGAAAACGCTCCGCAAGAGGAGAAAGAGCAAACAATAAATCACtcgtaagtatataaaatataaactattacCATTTAGGTTATGTACGAAATTCATATATGATGATTTTAacaattgtattatttgtttagaTTCCCAAACGACAATGGGATGCAACAAAAGTCTTTGGAAGCGTTAAATATGGATAAATGTAATCCACTGGAACGGGATACTATGTGTTCtgtaagtaaataatacaaattctattctaattaatcatttttaatgtacaataatgagatttttatatacaataatgagATACTTAACAGATTTTCATGTTTTAGTTAACTGAAGATGCCTGCAAAGTCGGAACATACAAAGAACTCAGtgaggaaaatataaaaaatgatggAGCTAGTTAGTATTGCgattcattaaatttatatacataaaaaataatttagcatATTGGTTTTAAcaatcttattttcttttcattgatttgtatttattaaatgtagatatgaatatgatttaattataatattattataggtaGTGAACAAGTGAAAAGACCAGAAGAGGCCTctacaacaaaaatatatagtattaattCTGAAAGGATGAGCCGTTCCACAAGTATTTCTCCAGAAAGAATATTGAATTCGCCAACAAAGAAGCGAATGCGAGAAGTACACGTACGTCAAATGAGAGCATTGAAGAGAAAACTGGC is a window of Temnothorax longispinosus isolate EJ_2023e chromosome 1, Tlon_JGU_v1, whole genome shotgun sequence DNA encoding:
- the Dcps gene encoding m7GpppX diphosphatase, with the protein product MAEKCTSENDKDCPPAKKVKLDDESTDVVEKNPDENDKSKTELDLSGFKVTRVLQNNCARKLICMEGTFEGHEGSAIVLLEQKSFPHDKVILEKDFFDGKTIFREIFNNDIYRNYNCWPTKEHNGLHVTVIYPATQTHIDKYKRQELYVIDETYELYQQVTLPYIESKSLGLEWITNILEHKAEQESVIYEDPDKDNGFVLVTDFKWDKQMDTLKLLALPFQKIRSLRELNGSHLPLLKNIRDAGTAAISKKFNIPASQLRMYFHYQPSYYYLHVHFCYLMFEAPGIYAEKAHLLSTVIRNLELMSDYYTKAVLSYVVFKGSPLYEKFKSHGALQTSTCETQ